The following coding sequences are from one Musa acuminata AAA Group cultivar baxijiao chromosome BXJ1-6, Cavendish_Baxijiao_AAA, whole genome shotgun sequence window:
- the LOC135676645 gene encoding small ribosomal subunit protein uS19 — MADASDAVDVGGAQPKKRTFRKFSYRGVDLDQLLDMGLDELVKLFDARARRRFQRGLKRKPMALIKKLRKAKRDAPPGEKPEPVRTHLRNMIIVPEMIGSIIGVYNGKTFNQVEIKPEMIGHYLAEFSISYKPVKHGRPGIGATHSSRFIPLK, encoded by the exons ATG GCGGATGCTTCGGACGCTGTGGACGTGGGAGGTGCGCAACCGAAGAAGAGGACCTTTAGGAAGTTCTCCTACCGTGGGGTCGACCTCGATCAGCTCCTTGACATGGGCCTCGATGAGCTGGTCAAGCTCTTTGATGCTCGTGCTCGAAGAAG GTTCCAGAGAGGGTTGAAGAGGAAGCCCATGGCTCTGATCAAGAAGCTTCGTAAGGCG AAGCGTGATGCTCCCCCTGGTGAAAAACCTGAGCCTGTGAGGACCCACCTCAGGAACATGATAATAGTCCCAGAGATGATTGGGAGCATCATTGGTGTCTACAATGGAAAAACTTTTAACCAGGTTGAAATCAAG CCTGAGATGATTGGTCATTACCTGGCTGAGTTCTCTATCTCATACAAGCCTGTGAAGCATGGAAGGCCTGGTATCGGTGCCACACACTCCTCCAGGTTCATCCCGCTCAAGTAA
- the LOC135676646 gene encoding transcription termination factor MTERF6, chloroplastic/mitochondrial-like, protein MERSTDQQLTIVEFLREKGFDDESIKRMVKRCNPLESTGRDRASENWNYLESIGVQKRKLPYVVFKCPKVLTLGLNQKLVPTVQCLATLGSRPGEVASAITKFPNILSHSVEDKLCPLLAFFQVLGISEKQLGKMLLLNPRLISYSIETKLTRITDFLASIGLNKEGLIGKTLVKNPFLVGYSVEKRLLPTTEFLKSIGLDEQNLQRVICNFPEVICRDVNRVLKPNLAFLKRCGFDSKQIATLVAGYPPVLIKSVNKSLEPKIRFLVEDMGREIGEIADCPEFFRHGMKKSLELRHKLLKQKNIHCSLSDMLHCNQKRFIAKYGLVAGFS, encoded by the coding sequence ATGGAAAGGAGCACAGACCAGCAGCTCACAATTGTTGAGTTCTTGAGGGAGAAAGGGTTTGATGATGAAAGCATAAAGAGAATGGTGAAGCGATGCAATCCACTGGAGAGCACAGGAAGAGACAGAGCGAGTGAGAATTGGAATTACTTGGAAAGCATTGGGGTTCAGAAGAGGAAGCTTCCGTATGTTGTTTTCAAGTGCCCCAAAGTCCTCACTTTGGGCTTGAATCAGAAGCTTGTGCCTACCGTCCAGTGCCTTGCGACCTTGGGATCAAGGCCTGGCGAAGTGGCCTCGGCCATCACCAAATTCCCAAACATTCTCTCACACAGTGTTGAAGATAAGCTCTGCCCATTACTAGCTTTCTTCCAGGTGCTAGGAATCTCGGAGAAGCAACTGGGTAAGATGCTCCTGTTGAATCCAAGGCTCATCAGTTACAGCATCGAAACGAAATTGACTCGGATTACTGATTTCCTCGCAAGCATTGGTCTCAATAAGGAAGGCTTGATTGGTAAAACTCTGGTGAAAAATCCATTCTTAGTAGGTTACAGTGTTGAGAAACGGCTTCTACCAACCACAGAATTTCTCAAGTCGATAGGCTTAGATGAACAGAATTTGCAAAGAGTGATTTGCAATTTCCCTGAAGTAATCTGTAGGGATGTTAATAGGGTTCTAAAACCCAACTTAGCATTCTTGAAGAGATGTGGATTTGACAGTAAACAAATTGCAACATTGGTTGCCGGATATCCCCCTGTTCTGATCAAGAGTGTCAACAAATCCTTGGAACCCAAAATCAGATTCTTGGTTGAAGACATGGGAAGGGAAATCGGTGAGATAGCAGATTGTCCAGAGTTCTTTCGACATGGTATGAAGAAGAGCTTGGAGTTGCGGCACAAACTTTTGAAACAAAAGAACATACATTGTAGTCTGAGCGATATGCTTCATTGCAATCAGAAGAGGTTTATTGCTAAATATGGCTTAGTTGCAGGCTTCTCTTGA